The proteins below come from a single Candidatus Eremiobacteraceae bacterium genomic window:
- a CDS encoding 2Fe-2S iron-sulfur cluster-binding protein has product MSVQVEIDGKPVTVADGATLLDACRQASIDTPTLCYLENLTPVNACRVCVVELEGARTLVPACSRKCENGMKVKTDSDRVRLSRKMVLEFLASSVDVSLATDLQTRMKRYDADPSRYGERAQTTHQPVKIDNDLYVRDYSKCVLCYKCVEACGTDAQNTFAIAVAGRGFEAHISTESDVPLPDSACVYCGNCIGVCPTGALMFKTEYDMREAGTWDESKQTQGDTICAYCGVGCTLTVHAQDNQIVKVSSPLDHDVTRGHLCIKGRFGWQFVGKKGRPKDERSS; this is encoded by the coding sequence ATGAGCGTTCAAGTCGAGATCGATGGTAAGCCGGTCACCGTCGCAGACGGCGCGACGCTGCTCGACGCGTGCAGGCAGGCATCGATCGACACGCCGACGCTCTGCTATCTGGAAAACCTGACGCCTGTCAACGCCTGCCGGGTATGCGTCGTCGAACTCGAAGGCGCGCGCACCCTTGTGCCTGCGTGTTCGCGCAAATGCGAGAACGGGATGAAGGTGAAGACGGACAGCGACCGCGTCCGCTTGAGCCGCAAGATGGTGCTCGAGTTCCTAGCGTCGTCCGTCGACGTTTCGCTCGCGACCGACTTGCAGACGCGGATGAAGCGCTACGACGCCGATCCTTCGCGCTACGGCGAGCGGGCGCAGACGACGCATCAACCGGTGAAGATCGACAACGATCTCTACGTCCGCGACTACTCGAAGTGCGTGCTCTGCTACAAGTGCGTCGAAGCGTGCGGCACAGACGCGCAGAACACGTTTGCGATCGCGGTCGCAGGCCGTGGCTTCGAAGCACACATCTCGACGGAGTCCGACGTGCCGCTCCCCGACTCCGCGTGCGTCTACTGCGGCAACTGCATCGGCGTCTGCCCGACCGGCGCGCTCATGTTCAAGACCGAGTACGACATGCGCGAAGCGGGCACGTGGGACGAATCGAAGCAGACGCAAGGCGATACGATTTGCGCGTACTGCGGCGTCGGTTGCACGCTTACCGTCCACGCACAAGACAATCAAATCGTCAAGGTGTCGTCGCCGCTCGATCACGATGTGACGCGCGGTCACCTTTGCATCAAGGGCCGCTTCGGTTGGCAGTTCGTGGGCAAGAAGGGAAGACCGAAAGACGAACGGTCGAGCTAA
- a CDS encoding NAD(P)H-dependent oxidoreductase subunit E encodes MDIHLTEARASAEEKAAIDAVLGAPTGRWDGGDRSRASDDHLAEGAGHVARERRHLLLPALHAANDRIGWISEGALNYICERLTIPPAEAYGVASFYHMFSLKPRPKNVVFVCDDIACMCAYADQLCDELTQQVGPEGEPARAGTQVWLRSPCLGLCDSAPAALYKHSGERQIEEPLPFAAPSLVRRALDEASLGGHGSIYLTDDDARLLTHDGHSVRPEMIEQVRERLGKVPAHMLRHMRRQDHAALRRALALPPSNIIEEVKKSKLMGRGGAAFPTGRKWEAVANEPERPHYLVCNADESEPGTFKDLRLMEWRHESLIEAMTIAGYAGGCTKGYIYVRWEYPNAKRQLWFAIHRARQAGALGENIFGSGFNFDIEIRRGAGAYICGEETALFNSIEGYRGEPRNKPPFPVQQGLFGKPTIVNNVETLINIPDIILEGGEAYAKIGTNESTGTKLFCLSGCVAKPDVYEVPFGTTLRALIDKAGGVRGGRTLQAVLLGGAAGTFLTPDEIDVPLSFEGVRAIKATLGSGVVMLFDDRIDLRKIVARIARFFREESCGQCVPCRVGTVRQEELLERLASGASNGKTHAERALLGEIGQAMRDASICGLGQTASSAVESAIVKFDLFGTKAG; translated from the coding sequence TTGGACATCCATCTCACTGAGGCACGGGCGAGTGCGGAAGAGAAGGCGGCGATCGACGCCGTCTTGGGCGCGCCCACCGGCAGATGGGATGGCGGCGATCGATCGCGTGCAAGCGACGATCACCTCGCTGAGGGCGCCGGCCACGTGGCGCGCGAGCGCAGGCATCTGCTCTTGCCGGCGCTGCACGCGGCCAACGACCGCATCGGCTGGATCAGCGAAGGTGCGCTGAACTACATCTGCGAGCGGTTGACGATTCCGCCGGCGGAAGCGTACGGCGTCGCGAGTTTCTACCACATGTTCTCGCTCAAGCCGCGCCCGAAGAACGTCGTGTTCGTGTGCGATGACATCGCCTGCATGTGCGCGTACGCGGACCAGTTGTGCGACGAACTTACGCAGCAGGTAGGGCCCGAAGGCGAACCAGCCCGAGCGGGTACGCAAGTCTGGCTACGCAGCCCATGCCTCGGATTGTGCGATAGCGCGCCGGCAGCGCTCTATAAGCATAGCGGTGAACGACAGATCGAAGAGCCCCTTCCATTCGCCGCCCCCTCGCTTGTGCGGCGGGCGCTGGATGAGGCGTCGCTGGGGGGACATGGAAGTATTTACCTGACGGACGACGACGCCCGGCTACTTACCCACGACGGGCACTCGGTAAGACCAGAAATGATCGAGCAAGTGCGCGAACGTCTTGGTAAAGTTCCGGCGCACATGTTGCGGCACATGAGGCGTCAGGATCACGCTGCTCTTCGTCGGGCTCTAGCGCTCCCGCCGAGCAATATCATCGAGGAAGTCAAGAAGTCCAAGCTCATGGGGCGCGGCGGTGCGGCCTTCCCGACCGGACGAAAGTGGGAAGCAGTCGCAAATGAGCCAGAACGGCCCCATTACTTGGTCTGCAATGCCGACGAGTCGGAGCCAGGTACCTTCAAAGACCTGCGACTCATGGAGTGGCGCCACGAGAGCCTCATCGAGGCCATGACGATCGCTGGTTACGCTGGAGGCTGCACCAAGGGGTACATCTACGTGCGTTGGGAGTACCCGAACGCAAAGCGGCAGCTTTGGTTTGCGATCCACCGAGCGCGTCAAGCAGGCGCGCTCGGTGAAAACATCTTTGGAAGCGGATTTAACTTCGACATCGAGATAAGGCGCGGTGCCGGCGCGTACATATGCGGCGAGGAAACGGCGCTCTTCAATTCTATCGAAGGCTATCGTGGTGAGCCGCGCAACAAGCCGCCGTTTCCCGTCCAGCAAGGTTTATTCGGAAAACCGACGATAGTCAACAACGTCGAGACGCTGATTAACATACCGGATATCATCCTAGAGGGCGGCGAAGCGTACGCGAAGATCGGTACCAACGAATCGACTGGCACGAAGTTGTTCTGCCTTTCAGGGTGCGTTGCGAAACCCGATGTCTACGAGGTTCCGTTCGGCACGACGTTGCGTGCGCTTATCGATAAGGCTGGTGGCGTGCGCGGCGGACGCACGCTGCAGGCGGTCCTTCTCGGCGGCGCAGCCGGCACATTCTTGACGCCCGATGAGATCGATGTGCCGCTTTCGTTCGAAGGCGTGCGTGCGATCAAGGCGACACTCGGCTCTGGGGTCGTCATGCTTTTCGACGACCGCATCGATCTCCGCAAGATCGTCGCGCGCATCGCGCGCTTCTTCCGCGAGGAATCGTGCGGGCAGTGCGTGCCGTGCCGCGTCGGAACGGTGCGGCAAGAGGAACTGCTCGAACGCCTCGCAAGCGGTGCATCGAACGGCAAGACGCACGCCGAGCGTGCGCTGCTCGGCGAAATCGGGCAAGCTATGCGCGACGCTTCGATCTGCGGACTCGGCCAAACGGCCTCGAGCGCCGTCGAGTCGGCGATCGTGAAGTTCGATCTCTTCGGGACCAAAGCCGGATGA
- a CDS encoding molybdopterin-dependent oxidoreductase gives MRETFERLLEPLVREDGRLRPASWDEALDRAARGFREVVAAHGPDSFGLFSCSKATNELNFLTEKFARAVVGCNNVDSCNRTUHAPSVVGLAAVFGAGGGTSSYEEVEEADFIFLWGSNARETHPIFFHHVLKAVRRGAKLVVVDPRRTFSAQWADTWLGLNVGTDIALSNAMANEILARGLEHREFIANATSGFDAYRGSVAATTPDEAEKITGVPADAIRRVAVEYATAKRAMICWTLGITEHHNAVDNVFALINLGLLTGHVGRYGSGLNPLRGQNNVQGGGDMGAIPDRLPGFQAVGDDAARGKFEAAWGVKIPPTRGKRLNEMFDAVEHGEMHALYIVGENPLVSEADRHRTEDLLKRLDCLVVQDVTLTHTAKLAHVVLPAAAGWCESEGTVTNSERRVQRVRKIVDPPGQARDDIDIVWSIATRMGAKWPKPSAQSLWDELRSLSSMHAGMSYPRLEALKGIRWPCYDDQHPGEQFLHARLWEKPARGTLAPFNVVIQDPPVDAITAEFPIMLTTGRRLDSFNSGVQSGEFESPLRTRGDWIDVSPEDAAMLGVAEGEEVTVTSRRGSVRANLHIDPSLRFGLAFFAFHYDLPVNFLTIDATDPKSGTAEFKASAVRIEKVGAAVHAGD, from the coding sequence ATGAGGGAAACGTTCGAAAGGCTGCTCGAGCCGCTCGTCCGTGAGGACGGCAGGCTGCGACCCGCGAGCTGGGACGAGGCGCTCGATCGCGCCGCTCGAGGCTTCCGCGAGGTCGTGGCGGCGCACGGACCGGATTCGTTCGGTCTATTCAGCTGCTCGAAGGCGACGAACGAGCTCAACTTCCTCACCGAGAAATTCGCCCGCGCTGTCGTCGGCTGCAATAACGTCGACAGCTGCAACCGGACGTGACACGCTCCTAGCGTCGTCGGTCTGGCGGCGGTGTTCGGTGCCGGCGGCGGCACCAGCTCGTACGAGGAAGTCGAGGAAGCCGACTTCATCTTCTTGTGGGGCAGCAACGCGCGCGAGACGCACCCCATCTTCTTCCATCACGTCCTGAAGGCGGTGCGGCGCGGTGCGAAGCTCGTCGTCGTCGATCCTCGCCGGACGTTCAGCGCGCAGTGGGCAGACACGTGGCTCGGCCTCAACGTCGGCACGGACATCGCGCTCTCCAACGCGATGGCGAACGAGATCCTCGCTCGCGGTCTCGAGCATCGCGAGTTCATCGCCAATGCGACCTCGGGCTTCGACGCATACCGTGGGAGCGTCGCCGCCACGACGCCCGATGAGGCGGAAAAGATCACCGGTGTTCCGGCCGATGCTATCCGACGAGTCGCCGTCGAGTACGCGACCGCGAAGCGGGCGATGATCTGCTGGACGCTTGGCATCACCGAACATCACAACGCGGTCGACAACGTCTTCGCGCTCATCAATCTCGGCTTGCTCACCGGTCACGTCGGCCGTTACGGTTCCGGCTTGAATCCCTTGCGCGGTCAGAACAACGTGCAGGGCGGCGGCGACATGGGCGCGATCCCGGATCGACTGCCGGGTTTTCAAGCCGTCGGCGACGATGCGGCGCGCGGCAAGTTCGAAGCGGCGTGGGGCGTCAAGATCCCGCCGACACGAGGCAAGCGGCTCAACGAGATGTTCGATGCCGTCGAGCACGGCGAGATGCACGCGCTCTACATCGTCGGCGAGAACCCGCTCGTGTCGGAGGCGGATCGACACCGAACCGAAGACTTGCTGAAGCGGCTCGACTGCCTCGTCGTCCAAGACGTCACGCTGACGCATACGGCCAAGCTCGCGCACGTCGTGCTGCCGGCCGCCGCGGGATGGTGTGAGAGCGAAGGCACGGTGACGAACAGCGAGCGCCGAGTGCAGCGCGTGCGCAAGATCGTCGATCCACCGGGTCAGGCGCGTGACGATATCGACATCGTGTGGTCGATAGCTACGCGGATGGGAGCGAAGTGGCCGAAACCGAGCGCGCAATCGCTCTGGGATGAGCTGCGTTCGCTGAGCTCGATGCACGCGGGCATGTCGTATCCGCGGCTCGAGGCGCTCAAGGGCATCCGTTGGCCGTGCTACGACGACCAGCACCCCGGCGAACAATTCCTCCACGCGCGTTTGTGGGAGAAGCCCGCTCGCGGCACGCTTGCTCCGTTCAACGTCGTCATCCAAGACCCGCCGGTCGATGCCATCACAGCGGAGTTCCCGATCATGCTGACGACCGGACGGCGCCTCGACTCGTTCAACTCGGGCGTGCAGAGCGGCGAGTTCGAATCGCCGCTGCGGACGCGCGGCGACTGGATCGACGTCTCGCCGGAGGACGCTGCAATGCTCGGCGTCGCGGAAGGCGAAGAGGTGACGGTGACGTCACGCCGCGGCTCGGTCCGTGCGAATTTGCATATCGACCCGTCACTGCGGTTTGGGCTTGCGTTCTTCGCGTTCCACTACGATTTGCCGGTCAATTTCTTGACCATCGATGCGACCGATCCGAAATCCGGCACGGCGGAGTTCAAGGCGTCTGCGGTCCGTATAGAAAAAGTCGGCGCCGCAGTGCACGCCGGAGACTGA
- a CDS encoding bifunctional diguanylate cyclase/phosphodiesterase, whose amino-acid sequence MKESLADRVRARLRRLLGYVTGESSGLTQRPEDVLPHVLRPPRFPGADAAADGELSDDDFDSLLREGRIRTEYQPIVSLGDGSVIGYEALSRGPIGTRLETANALFEAARRRGVGPVLERLCRFRALSGASSLPPGCSLFLNISPNVLEERHGGLTHDVLEQHHLPSERIVLEITEKEAIADFDFFKRTLLHYSRQGFKIAIDDAGAGHNSLHAVTEIRPHYIKLDMALVRDIDRDRAKNALVAAIIMFARRIDARVLAEGVETVEELATLIEIGVDYGQGHVLARPAPAFVEPKAEVAAFIRERASASRVVAAPTRMAVNTITRRAPALMPTAYTGEVLEIFERNPDLDSVVLTEYGAPVGLVSRTKLYERLSRQFGYSIYAKRPVRLVMDDAYLSVDSKDSIDEVARKVVHRRRTEIYDEVIVLENGVYSGVVSVRDLLHTMTEFQASVNRYSNPLTGLPGRTLVQQEIERRANSGAPYALLHVDINHFRAYNERHGYGRGDEVIKALAECLVTVTKEIEGPQGLVGHLGGVNFVVVGSERTVEAMGIAIIERFERRAAALYIQREVSLLGADVRSAPPEIELAAAGVTATAAQGSGGGGLAARAAQYKRMARTMRGSAFVLDGRVVVGSREGGAFRRA is encoded by the coding sequence GTGAAAGAATCGCTAGCAGATCGGGTGCGCGCGCGGCTGCGCCGTCTGCTCGGCTACGTCACCGGTGAAAGCAGCGGTCTTACGCAGCGTCCGGAGGACGTGCTGCCGCATGTCTTGCGGCCGCCGCGGTTCCCAGGAGCCGATGCCGCTGCCGATGGCGAGCTCTCCGACGACGATTTCGATTCGCTCCTGCGCGAAGGCCGCATCCGCACCGAGTATCAACCGATCGTCTCGCTCGGTGACGGGAGCGTCATCGGATACGAAGCACTGTCGCGCGGCCCGATCGGTACGCGCCTCGAGACCGCGAACGCGCTCTTCGAAGCCGCGCGTCGTCGCGGCGTCGGCCCGGTGCTCGAGCGACTCTGCCGGTTCCGCGCGCTGAGCGGCGCCTCGAGTTTGCCGCCGGGCTGCTCGCTGTTCTTGAACATCAGTCCGAACGTCCTCGAAGAGCGCCACGGCGGTCTCACGCATGACGTCCTCGAGCAGCATCACCTCCCGAGCGAGCGCATCGTCCTCGAGATCACCGAAAAGGAAGCGATCGCGGACTTCGATTTCTTCAAGCGGACGCTGCTCCACTATAGCCGGCAAGGCTTCAAGATCGCGATCGACGACGCCGGCGCCGGACACAACAGCTTGCACGCGGTCACCGAGATCCGGCCGCACTACATCAAGCTCGATATGGCGCTCGTCCGCGACATCGACCGCGACCGCGCGAAGAACGCGCTCGTCGCCGCGATCATCATGTTCGCCCGGCGGATCGATGCGCGCGTCCTCGCGGAAGGAGTCGAGACGGTCGAAGAGCTCGCGACGCTCATCGAGATCGGCGTCGACTACGGTCAAGGCCACGTGCTCGCGAGGCCGGCGCCCGCTTTCGTCGAGCCGAAGGCGGAAGTCGCGGCGTTCATCCGCGAGAGAGCGTCGGCGAGCCGCGTCGTCGCCGCGCCGACGCGCATGGCGGTCAACACGATCACGCGTCGCGCGCCCGCGCTCATGCCGACGGCGTACACCGGTGAGGTGCTCGAGATATTCGAGCGCAACCCCGACCTCGACAGCGTCGTGCTCACCGAGTACGGCGCGCCCGTCGGACTCGTCAGCCGTACGAAACTGTACGAACGGCTGTCGCGGCAATTCGGCTACTCGATATACGCGAAGCGGCCGGTGCGGCTCGTCATGGACGACGCGTATCTCTCGGTCGACTCGAAGGATTCGATCGACGAGGTCGCCCGCAAGGTCGTCCATCGCCGCCGGACGGAGATCTACGACGAAGTCATCGTCTTGGAGAACGGCGTCTATTCGGGCGTCGTCTCCGTACGCGATCTGCTCCACACGATGACCGAGTTCCAAGCATCGGTCAACCGCTACTCGAACCCGCTGACGGGCCTGCCGGGCAGAACCCTCGTCCAGCAAGAGATCGAGCGCCGCGCGAACTCCGGGGCGCCGTACGCGCTGCTCCACGTCGACATCAACCATTTCCGGGCGTACAACGAGCGCCACGGCTACGGGCGCGGCGACGAGGTCATCAAGGCGCTCGCCGAATGCCTCGTCACCGTGACGAAAGAGATCGAAGGTCCGCAAGGCCTCGTCGGCCACCTCGGAGGCGTCAATTTCGTCGTCGTCGGGAGCGAGCGAACGGTCGAGGCGATGGGCATCGCGATCATCGAGCGATTCGAGCGGCGCGCCGCCGCCCTCTACATCCAGCGCGAAGTGTCGCTGCTCGGGGCCGACGTCCGCTCGGCGCCGCCGGAGATCGAGCTCGCCGCCGCGGGCGTCACCGCGACCGCTGCTCAGGGCAGCGGCGGGGGCGGGCTAGCGGCACGAGCCGCGCAATACAAACGGATGGCGCGCACGATGCGCGGCAGCGCGTTCGTATTAGACGGCCGCGTCGTCGTCGGCAGCAGAGAAGGCGGCGCTTTCAGACGCGCGTAG
- a CDS encoding ATP-binding protein: MDEAPHIMQRARSALSASASRQRQSQRHGITISAVARAASAASSAGAPIARLQSLLEEALSATGARRGCIFVHDRVTGSYGIVAHCGLREDTASGWKLSPPTISDASFFAPERLLADQFAQSERIASAVASPITARGTIAGALCLFDRPLNGFDVDDEDFVVALAAVAAGVVAELSERREIESVAARYDEQLTAVNELSAALVGGTDLATVLPAAVQTLLETLGADGGLVFERSTTGGEAALVCSVGMTSTDAASLAQRANDPRADSILRRTISSGGAIFADDLTTDGLPESSRRIAQRLGIRQIASLPLRDGGSVIGVLQIFNRFSRPFSPTERETLRLAQGQFAIALGRARLVDEICDQKNTLERVLAGTADGVYVIDAKGRFLLWNAAAARMTGVGPEEALAIGYEAIGGADRQGRSLADLDRRAFESAVADPTKRHNSFSYEVYFDATSRWVGVSASPLRDHAGSIGAMVHAFRDVTAAREVEQMKSEFISTVSHELRTPLTSIKGATALLFDQIGNDAGTTGELLEMVRNNSERLLRLINDLLDSTKLEAGKLAIRRRAIEAKPLLERAVASMAGYAEEYGVIVRADVAPGLAPIVADPDRVEQIVTNLVSNAVKFSHRGDEVVVRACADGDFLKVDVADSGVGIAEDDLPRLFERFTQLEHGRRTGPGTGLGLAISKGLVEAHGGSISVSSRLGEGSTFTFALPFAKRAEDK, from the coding sequence ATGGATGAAGCACCGCACATCATGCAGCGCGCGCGATCCGCGTTGAGCGCGTCCGCGAGCCGCCAACGGCAAAGCCAACGCCACGGAATAACGATCTCGGCGGTCGCACGCGCCGCGAGCGCTGCTTCATCCGCCGGAGCACCCATCGCGCGCTTGCAGTCGCTGCTCGAAGAAGCGCTATCCGCCACAGGTGCGCGCCGCGGTTGCATCTTCGTCCACGACCGCGTCACGGGCAGCTACGGCATCGTCGCGCACTGCGGCCTACGCGAGGACACGGCATCCGGGTGGAAGCTCTCGCCGCCGACGATAAGCGATGCGTCCTTCTTCGCGCCCGAGCGCTTGCTCGCGGATCAATTCGCGCAGTCCGAGCGTATCGCCAGCGCCGTCGCATCACCCATCACGGCCCGCGGCACGATCGCGGGCGCGCTATGTTTGTTCGACCGCCCGCTCAACGGTTTTGACGTCGACGACGAAGACTTCGTCGTGGCGCTTGCCGCGGTAGCTGCCGGCGTGGTCGCCGAGCTGTCGGAGCGCCGGGAGATCGAGTCGGTCGCGGCCCGCTACGACGAGCAACTGACGGCGGTCAACGAACTTAGCGCCGCACTCGTCGGCGGCACCGATCTTGCGACCGTGCTGCCGGCTGCGGTCCAGACGCTGCTTGAAACGCTCGGCGCTGACGGTGGGCTCGTTTTCGAGCGCTCGACTACGGGCGGCGAGGCGGCCCTCGTCTGTTCGGTCGGCATGACGTCGACCGACGCCGCATCGCTCGCGCAGCGAGCGAACGATCCTCGCGCCGACAGCATCCTGCGGCGCACGATATCGTCCGGCGGCGCCATTTTCGCCGATGACCTGACGACGGACGGGCTGCCCGAATCATCGCGCCGGATCGCGCAGCGTCTTGGCATCAGACAGATCGCGTCGCTGCCGTTGCGCGACGGCGGAAGCGTCATCGGCGTCCTTCAGATATTCAACCGCTTCTCGCGACCGTTCTCGCCGACCGAACGCGAGACGCTTCGCCTGGCCCAAGGCCAATTCGCGATCGCGCTCGGTCGAGCGCGGCTCGTCGATGAGATCTGCGATCAGAAGAACACGCTCGAGCGGGTGCTCGCCGGGACCGCCGACGGCGTCTACGTCATCGATGCGAAAGGCAGGTTCTTGCTTTGGAATGCCGCGGCCGCGCGGATGACGGGCGTCGGACCCGAGGAAGCGCTTGCGATCGGCTACGAGGCGATCGGCGGCGCCGACCGTCAGGGCCGTTCGCTCGCCGACCTCGACCGGCGTGCTTTCGAGTCCGCAGTCGCCGATCCGACGAAGCGCCATAACTCGTTCTCGTATGAGGTCTACTTCGACGCGACGTCGCGCTGGGTCGGCGTTTCGGCATCGCCCTTGCGCGACCACGCGGGTTCGATCGGCGCGATGGTCCACGCGTTCCGCGACGTGACTGCCGCGCGCGAAGTCGAGCAGATGAAGTCCGAGTTCATCAGCACGGTGAGCCACGAACTGCGGACGCCGCTGACGTCGATCAAGGGTGCGACGGCTTTGCTCTTTGATCAGATCGGCAACGATGCCGGCACGACCGGCGAGCTGCTCGAGATGGTGCGCAACAACTCGGAGCGCCTGCTGCGTCTCATCAACGACCTGCTCGACTCGACGAAACTCGAAGCCGGCAAGCTCGCGATCCGGCGCCGCGCCATCGAGGCCAAGCCGCTCCTCGAACGGGCGGTCGCGAGCATGGCAGGATATGCGGAGGAATACGGCGTGATCGTGCGCGCGGACGTCGCGCCCGGTCTCGCTCCGATCGTCGCCGACCCCGATCGCGTCGAACAGATCGTGACGAATCTCGTCTCGAACGCCGTGAAGTTCTCTCATCGCGGCGACGAGGTCGTCGTGCGCGCGTGCGCCGACGGCGATTTCTTGAAAGTCGATGTCGCCGACAGCGGCGTGGGCATCGCTGAAGATGACCTGCCGCGGCTGTTCGAACGCTTCACCCAGCTCGAGCATGGACGACGCACCGGTCCGGGAACCGGTCTCGGCCTTGCGATCTCGAAGGGTCTTGTCGAGGCGCACGGCGGATCGATATCCGTGTCGAGCAGGCTCGGCGAAGGCTCGACGTTCACGTTCGCGCTGCCGTTCGCCAAACGCGCCGAAGACAAATGA
- a CDS encoding PilZ domain-containing protein, protein MSIFDSILNVFRGAPARAVRSPRSSPRLMVSVPARLRALGDGDQPAILEDLSTGGACIRSHTRMRGGDQIDLAMNLGIGYKFDVHGRVVYARPDAHGFQCRYGLRFIALSQDDQNRIATYINDQKYGRQFGVRPFSSESEPA, encoded by the coding sequence ATGTCGATCTTCGATTCGATCTTGAACGTGTTCCGCGGGGCACCGGCACGTGCCGTGCGCAGCCCGCGCTCGTCTCCGCGTCTCATGGTGAGCGTTCCCGCGCGGCTCCGTGCCCTCGGCGACGGCGATCAGCCCGCTATCCTCGAGGATCTGTCGACCGGCGGGGCTTGCATCCGCAGCCACACCCGCATGCGCGGCGGCGACCAGATCGATCTGGCGATGAACCTCGGCATCGGCTATAAATTCGACGTCCATGGTCGGGTCGTCTACGCCCGACCCGACGCGCACGGCTTCCAGTGCCGCTACGGATTGCGCTTCATCGCGTTGTCGCAAGACGACCAGAACCGCATCGCCACGTACATCAACGATCAGAAGTACGGGCGCCAGTTCGGCGTGCGGCCGTTCTCGTCGGAATCCGAACCCGCCTAA
- a CDS encoding phosphoribosyltransferase family protein, translating into MFADRREAGRSLAVLLTSERDPLILGIARGGVIVAHAVAIALDADLDVVVIRKVGHPRQPELALGAVSASGESVVAPYAEEYYSGPVAPLFDEQTKRARDLELRVRGDASPVPIEGRNVVIVDDGIATSATMKCAVAHARRSLAARVVCAAPVAPAESIEFIRRRCDDVAVVVTARERDFAVGRYYRDFREVDDRQVIEALRSSVGRG; encoded by the coding sequence TTGTTCGCTGACCGCCGCGAAGCCGGCCGTTCACTTGCAGTGCTGCTCACGTCCGAGCGCGATCCCCTCATCCTCGGCATCGCGCGCGGCGGCGTCATCGTCGCGCACGCTGTCGCGATCGCGCTCGACGCCGATCTCGACGTCGTCGTCATCCGGAAAGTCGGTCACCCGCGACAGCCCGAGCTCGCGCTCGGCGCCGTGTCTGCGTCCGGCGAGTCGGTCGTCGCGCCGTACGCGGAAGAATATTATAGCGGTCCGGTCGCGCCGCTCTTCGACGAGCAGACGAAGCGGGCGCGCGATCTCGAACTGCGCGTGCGCGGCGACGCATCTCCGGTGCCGATCGAGGGGCGAAACGTCGTGATCGTCGACGACGGGATAGCGACATCCGCGACGATGAAGTGCGCCGTCGCCCACGCCCGCCGTTCGCTCGCCGCTCGTGTCGTATGTGCCGCACCCGTCGCGCCGGCGGAATCCATCGAGTTCATCCGTCGACGGTGCGACGACGTCGCCGTCGTCGTCACCGCGCGCGAACGCGACTTCGCCGTCGGGCGATACTATCGCGACTTCCGAGAGGTCGACGATCGGCAGGTCATCGAGGCGCTGCGAAGTTCGGTCGGACGAGGGTGA
- a CDS encoding ABC transporter permease, which produces MPPVSFATFISAHRADIIAAIQTHAGLSGAALAIAVLAGVPLGLWCAHDRRAASAVVTFAGAARVVPSLAVLTLMLPILGLGFRPALVALTLLALPPIIINTYVGFRDVDPSITEAAKAMGMSAATIVRRVESPLAFPVAMTGVRTAAVEVIASATLATFIGGGGLGDLINNGLQLDDSTMLLTGAALVALMALVAEIVLGGIARLARAA; this is translated from the coding sequence ATGCCGCCCGTCTCGTTCGCGACGTTCATCTCGGCCCACCGTGCGGACATCATCGCGGCCATCCAAACGCATGCGGGCCTGAGCGGCGCGGCGCTCGCGATCGCGGTGCTCGCCGGCGTGCCGCTCGGCCTGTGGTGCGCGCATGACCGGCGCGCCGCGTCGGCGGTGGTGACCTTCGCCGGCGCGGCTCGAGTCGTGCCGAGCCTCGCCGTCCTCACGCTCATGCTTCCGATCCTCGGCCTCGGCTTTCGTCCTGCGCTCGTCGCGCTGACGCTGCTCGCACTGCCGCCGATCATCATCAACACATATGTCGGATTCCGCGACGTCGACCCGTCCATCACCGAAGCGGCGAAGGCGATGGGCATGAGCGCAGCGACGATCGTCCGCCGAGTCGAGTCGCCGCTCGCCTTTCCAGTCGCGATGACCGGCGTCCGCACCGCCGCCGTCGAGGTCATCGCGTCGGCGACGCTCGCAACGTTCATCGGCGGCGGGGGGCTCGGCGATCTCATAAACAACGGCTTGCAGCTCGACGACAGCACGATGTTATTGACGGGCGCCGCCCTCGTCGCACTTATGGCGCTCGTCGCAGAGATCGTGCTCGGCGGCATCGCACGCCTTGCGCGTGCCGCATGA